The stretch of DNA TCGAGGCCTTGGACCGCATGAGGGAGGAGCAGGAGGCGCAGCGGCTCTCGCGCCAGTGGAACAACAAACGGGCCATGAGCATGTCTCTCATGAACTTCAAGTCACGCGTCAAGATCAACCCCTTTGGCAGCACCTTGGGTCTGACCTCGactggagggggaggggagggtgtGTGCGAGCTGAAGACGGTGTCAGAAGATGTGGAGAAGGCGCTGGAGGAAAGGGCTGACAGGTCCCAGAGGGTGTGGAGCATGCCCAACTTCAGACATAAAGGGCTGTACACTACCAAGGCCTTCTGAGCTGGGGAGCCACAGGACAGTGTTGTGGTTCAGTGGACGATAGAGCGACGCTAGTGAGATGTAGTCTATAATAAACCCCTGGAACCTGCCCAGTCTGCTTTGAACAAGAATGGGGAGAAATAGGAGACAtgtttctcccttcctctccttcggCAGTGTGGGGTCATCCACTATTGAAAGCCTTTGACTTATGAATTCAATATGGGGAGCTATGCTAAGGATATTTTACAATGTTTTGAGATTTTCAGACACATTCTTTGCTGTACCTTTATTGTAAATTAGATCGTTTCTAAGAAAATTGTGTTGCATGCACTTCCTTTTACTGTGCAAAAAGCAAAAAAAATCTTTATAACAACATAATACTCCGGAGCTTAATGTATTTAAATTGTAGTTAACCAATGAGACTTACACATGAAACAATCAACAAGTTCTGTTTTATTCTCAAGCATTTTTTGGCACTGTAAAGGGAAGTGCTGCTAATCATGACTTTTTAGTGACCTTTTTATAACTTGAAAAATCAACAGCAAACTGAATACTCTATTGGAGTGGTTACCATGACATTGTAGATTATATCAATCTTCGTTCTAGCTCTTTACAGTTGGAATACAGTGCATCTTGATCTCTTTGTGTTGTCGGTCTTACTTTATTGCTATTGACTTATCGGCAAAATACAATTTCTGTGCAAATATTTCAAATGGCAAATATTTCAAATCACTTTCCTATGGCAATTTCTCAGTAGAAAAGCATAGAAATCCACATCAAAGCTAAGGGTAAGCATGAGAAAAGCTAAGTGGTAACCACAAAGGCACCGTTTTATTGCTCAGCAACCAAGGTTGAGGAGCCTGGGCTATTTGCCTTGTCCAATAAGATTGACAAAGCCTGGATACAGGACAAACCGTGTCTCATAAGAGGCACACAATGGCAGCAATAATTCATACACAATGGGAATGGATGCTTGATTGTACTGTAACATTTCAGATGACTATTGTAAAGAATCTCTATAAACAGCAGCAGTTTATTGCTGTTGAGAGAAGCGCTGTTTTATTGGGTGGACTGTAGCAGTTTGCCACATCAAGTGGGCTTCACAAAATATAAAAAGCTCATCCAAAATAATATTGATTTATAGTATTACATGTGATGACATCCAGTTTCCAGTCTCAGATTTGTACATACTATACATTAATCTCTGATAATCAATATATCTAACAATAACAACATTCCAGGGTACCCGAGTTTAGCTGCAGGACTGTTTTGAACCTTCTTAAAACAACTAGAAAAACATGGATCATCAAACACAATGCAATGCCGGACTGGTGTTCTGTTTGACAGATTACGTTACAATAAAATGTACCCAAATCTCTTTGTTCATCAGACCTGGGTTTAAATAGTATTTGCTTTCAAATACTTTAAGTGCTTGAGCCTGCTGGCGTGAAAGATGGACGGGTTGGCACTTTTCCTTTTGTTTCATTGTGCCGGGCAAGCTTAATCAACTGAAGTACTTAAAAGAAAACcgatactatttgaacccaggtatgtTGTTCATCACTCAGATCTTTGCTGATCTGTAGTCTCCACCACAGCAACACTGTTCTATCTTGCTTAGCAACACCTTGTGCAGCAAACATACTGAAAAAAAAGTCGGTGACTGGCTCCTTTGATGTTATAGTAAAATTACAATTCTAAAGACCAAACACACAGACATCAGTTACAAACAGTGtgaagcacaggaggttggtggcaccttaattggggaggacgggcttgtggtaatggcggGAGCGGAATTGGTGGAATGGCATCGAATACagatggtttgatgccattccattggctccgttccagccattattatgagctgttctcccttCAGCAGTCTCTACTGGTCTGAAGAAAGGGGCCGACAACCACAGGAGTGACAGCACGCTTTTTCTAAAAGAGAGACATGGCACATTCTGTCATTTTGAGATAACAGGCCATGTCCCACATCTCTTGCAGTGATAATAATAACCCTGTAAATGGATGTTAGTTCAGAGCTTAATCAAAAGGGTCGTCTTTCCCTGAGTTCTGTTCTGGACAAAAATTGGAAGGTTCTGGAACATAACCAACGGTGACGGCCTTTGCATTACAACGTGGAGTTGAGGAACTCGAGCAGTTCGGCGCGATTCTTGTCCCTCTGTTGAAACAATGTGTAGTATGCATAAGTTTACATTTTAGAGAGACTTACAATCAGTGCTTTCAACTATGGCAAAATAACCTCCACTTTTCATAATCATTGTAAGTAAAAACCTTCATACACCACACTCATACACACCAGCTTGTCTTTCTTGGACTTCTTCAATTTCATTTTGATCTTCTTTCCTGTGATCATGCTGTACTTgctttttctcctcctctcctttaaatACTGAAAGATAGATATTTAATTTCAAAATGACAGCTTTCAGAAAGCTTCAAACCACTGGTATGGATGTAGCTAACTTGGTTAAGGATAAATAGTCCCATAAATGTATTCTACCTTGGAGATCTGAATAGGTCCAGGTCCAGCGCTTTCCTCCTCTGGTGTCATTTTCTTGTCCTTCTTTCGTTTATGCTTCTTCTCCTTTTTCCCTTTctataaaaaaaagtttaaacaGAGGACACTTTACGTAAGTCGCAAACCACACCTTTAACAAAATAAATACTGAAAACTGAATATTTGAAGAAAAATACCTTCTTGTGTtgtttttcctttttccttttcttaGAATTCCTTCTGGATTTGCTGTGGGAATCTAGACAGGAGAAAGCAAAATCTAACTGAAACACGGTCCTTCAGGCTTTGACTATTAGCTATACATATACAGGGCTCTACAGTGCTACCATTTTGGAGGCATATGCTCCTAAATATTTTGTTGTTCTACCTGAAATTTTTATTTGGGAGCACCAGTGCCCCTAGAtgaaaaatttaaaaaatcaccCTGTTAATAATTGTTGTAATGATTTCTTCCCTGTCCCACAGCCTCAGAAGTATGCAAACGTGGTAGCACAGAAAGAAAGGACAAGGGAGAGCTTCTTCAGGAGATGTGCTTCAAAAGTAGCTAGGATTCATATAGGCCCAATGTAGCCTACATCTCAATCTTAAAAATCTATTTGCTTGTGCTCCTAAACCCTGTATTTTGTAATTGCTGGCAATTATTTCATTAATACCtcaaatatttttcattgtgCTCCTGAATTTCTTTGTGTGCTGCTACATTTTTCAATTTAGGAGCACATGTGACTGTAGAGCCCTGAAATAATATGGTAATCTTTCAGATACagtccattcagaaagtattcagacgccttcactttttctacattttgctacattacagccttattctaatatggattaaataaataaaaaatcctcaatcacacaatacccgataatgacaaagtggcagggactgggagactagtcgggatcaagggaaagataaacagagcaaaatacagagagatccttgatgaaaacctagtccagagcactcaggacctcagactggggtgaagattcaccttccaacaggacaacaatcctaagcatacagccaaaagaatgcaggagtggctttgggacaagtctctgaatgtccttgagtggcccagccagagcctggacttgaacccgatcgaacatctctagagagacctgaaaatagctctgcagcgatgcttcccatccaacctgacagagcttgagaggatctgcagagaagaattggagaaattccccaaatacaggtgtgccaagcttgtagcgtcatacccaagaagacgcaaggctgtaatcgcttcaagtcgcttcaacaaagtactgaaaagggtctgaatacttaagtaaatgtgatatatttTAAATTcacttgcaaaaatgtataaaaacagtttgtgctttgtcattttgggacactgtgtgtagattgatgaaagaaaaaaacaatttaatacattttagaataaggctgtaacgtaacaaaatgtggaaaaagtgaacgggtctgaaaactttccgaaagCAGTGTACATGTGCTTCTTTACAACTACGGGACAAGTACTGGCACACTCACCACTGCTGCTGGAACTACTCCTACTGCGGGATGAAGAgcgggatgaggatgaggaggatgacgaGGATGATGAGCTGGATGAGGAAGATGATCTACTGCGGTTCCGTTtcgttttccttttttctttccCTTCAATAGAAAAATACAAGAGAACAGTGACTATTTACCATGACTCCAAggtaggcgcacacacacacacttgtgataTCAGTTAAGTGATCACAATAGACCATTAAATGACCTGTGCTTGTAGATCTTCTGTCATCTCTTGTGGCAGACTCAGTAGTCCTTCTGTCATTTCCTCTTGTGGCAGACTCAGTACTTCTTCTGTCGTTTCCTCTTGTGGCAGACTCAGTACTTCTTCTGTCGTTTCCTCTTGTGGCCGACTCAGTACTTCTTCTGTCGTTTCCTCTTGTGGCAGACTCAGTACTTCTTCTGTCGTTTCCTCTTGTGGCAGACTCAGTACTTCTTCTGTCGTTTCCTCTTGTGGCAGACTCAGTACTTCTTCTGTCGTTTCCTCTTATGGCAGACTCAGTACTTCTTCTGTCGTTTCCTCTTGTGGCCGACTCAGTACTTCTTCTGTCGTTTCCTCTTGTGGCAGACTCAGTACTTCTTCTGTCGTTTCCTCTTGTGGCCGACTCAGTACTTCTTCTGTCGTTTCCTCTTATGGCAGACTCAGTACTTCTTCTGTCATTTCCTCTTGTGGCAGACTCAGTACTTCTTCTGTCGTTTCCTCTTGTGGCAGACTCAGTAGTAGTACTTTTTCTTTCAAAACTTCTTATACTGGACTCACTTTTCACTGTGTCTACTTTGCTGGACTAACAAAGACAAAGTAAAGGGAAATGTCTTGTAAATCTATCTGCATTGTGAGCCCAAACCTCTATCATAAGCCCGTCAGATTTTAAACACAGATCATCAGTAGcgttatttagctagctaattagcattCCTAAATGCAAAACAAGTTGCTTGCTAGCCCGATGACGTTAGGTACCTAGGTACTTACCATGGTGGCTGTTGTCTCGACAAAAAGAGGCGAATGCAATAAAAAGTTGCTGTTTATCAAAGTGATATTCGATACACAATTATTAGCAATACTTTATCGACTGTACTTATTTGTAAATATAACTGTATGGCTGTAAGAGACAACTGGTTGGCTACTTTGCTGACAACACGATTGCGCCATTTTGCATCCCACAATGCACCATTGATTTCTTAAAGCAACACCGCAATGTTTTAAACAGCAATATAATTACATTTCTATGGTTGTAAACCTCGTTGGGCTCAAGTATTATTTTTGCATTTGACGGCTTggaagaggtaaggcaataacaCTGTATTTCCTTAACAAAAACAACATTCAatcagaaagagagaaaaaacctATCCCTAATAGCATACAGTCACTGGATACTGCACACACATGTCATGAATCTACAAAATCATTCAGTGACAGTAATAATGCTCCTCGTGCAGAATAAACCAGACCTTTCAACCCCTGGCAAATCCTGGCAAATCCTGTGTGGTCAAAGGATGCACATTCATTAATGCATGGATCTTGACCCTGGAAaagatacagcactccatcacccctTCTACTAGCCACAACTTTCTGGTTGTAAAAATAATGTTGATGGTGATAATGCAATGGAATCAAGtcaaaaaccacacacacagagtcactcTGATATGATATATAATCATATTTATAAGTGCCAGTATTAGTATTTATACATTAACAACAGTGTCATACATATTCATTTACTGTAACCTAAAAAGCTAATGCCATGTCAATCATTTCAACAAAGTCTTGACTGCTGGTGTCCTAAGCTTTAGGCCTACGTTTATATCGCACGTTGGCTACTACATCAGCCAAATTAAATACTAGGCTATTCATCTATCTGTAGTCAGTTTAATCTTTCCTTGCAACAATGGTCTAATACAGGAACTATTGCAGGCTATTTTCCTACTGCATTCTAAAGTATAACCTTCGCTTTATTCAACAAAATGTTTGAAATATATAAAGACATACTTTTTTATCTGATACACTCTGTACCAATTGCTAGTCCTAGGTGCAGGGATTTAGAGAAACTAACTATAGCCATTGTGTAACTAACTACACTGTACATTAAGAGGTTACAATAAGAAGTGAAAGAAATAAAGAAAGCTTATCAGTGACTATCTTTGTCATGCCCCATTTATTCTGTATCCATATTATAATTGTGACATGTAGCCTATCCGGTTTTTAATTggacgtgtcagatttcaatgcAGCCTTTCTGTATTTGAAAAAACTTAAGAGGGAGAAATTAAAATGGAAGACACTCTACTTTAGCATTGAGGTGACTGGGGCTGAAGAAGGAAAACCACAGAGTGTTGGgagcacacagagagagtagGACCAATCCTTGCCCTGCGCCAATCCCTGTGAGCCATTGGCCCATATTTATCAAGCGTCTCAGattagaagtgctgatctagaaaGGCAAAacggatcctagatcagcaccccAATGTCAGACGCTTGATGAATACTGTCCCTTACCCACTGGGCCAAAAagggttgaatcaacgttgtttccacataacTTCAACAAAAACATTacatgtgatgacgttgaatcaacgtggaaaactgattggattaacTAAAAGTCATCAAGGTAAAGTGATTTCAATGTTAACCTAAATTGATTgatgtatttttgttgttgttgttgatttcacgttagttgacCACTCAAAaacatgtaaatcaaaactagatgttgaaatgATATCTGTGCCTAGAGGGTAGCTCCTGCCTATACTTCACAGGTCTGGGATCAGATTCTCTCCAGTAGGAGTAGTGGGCTCCAGTGAGGCGGCCTTGCTCTGCAGCAGGCCAAAGTAGCATTTGATTCTCTTCATAAAACAAGGCTTAGCACACAATATCGGTTATGTCAGTTGGATGGCGAAAAATATACAATGTATAACCCTAACTAATGAGGAAAAACAAATGTCTGTTAACATTTTGAGGAGGATTGGTGATATGATTGAACGTCAGCTTGATATACTGTTTCTActatttctatactgtttctactGTTTCTAGTGGCTCAGAACAGTGGCACATTATTGGTCATCAAattcagttaaaaaaaaaaatccctgaaaGTATCTTTCCTCCGAATATGTGAAAAAACAGTTCATGCTTATATGCAACTTATTAAGGAGCATTTATATAAAAATGGTGCTTCGTTGAAATCAATTTTCAGACTAACACATCCAAAACTCTGCAAGCATGTAAGGTTTGATATGATTTTCTGTTAACAAAAATACTTACAATGTTATTTCAATTACATTGAGACCTGATAATACATGTTTTGTATGTAATACACCCACCTCTTACACTTTAGTTGGAATTATAATGAGCTAGAACATCTTTCCCAAATGCTCTTCAGTGGACGTATTCTATTCAATTAATACAAATCTATGGACAATGAGGACGTAGTTTGATACACAGAAAAGTGCAACATGACCTTCCTTGCTGTTCGGATTGAATTAGAGATGTGTAAATAAGGTAGCTTGAACCACTTCAAATATGATTTGATATGATCTCAAATCAATACATTTATGCTGTGGGTAAAAACAACTGACAAGTTGATAGCACTGGTCATCCTGGGTTGATCTCAATAGCATAACTTGgcttcctctccttctttccGTTTGGACTGATGGTCAAGACATTAGACAGATGGCGCAGGAAGTCCTGGTAGGGATCCACCACTTAAacgaaggagaggagacgaggagaggaagcCAGCTAAGAATATTAACATACACCCAAGGTCTAATGTCTGGTTCATGATTTCTCACTTTCCCATCTTTAGCTCCATGGGTTGTGGATAAGTATTTGCAGCACAGGGCGGGAGATTTAGGCCTCTGCTTTGTTCATGGAATGGTCTCCGTGAGCCAGACTCTCCTCGCCCTCTTCCTCTTCCGGAACCTAAGTACAGTCACATCTCAGTCAGTAACAGATCTTACAGTTTAGCCGCAATTTCATCTACGCCAAATCATATTTGTTATAAgatagtatttttttatttacaaataaaatattttttgcatGTCACTAGGTGGTCACGTGACatgtaatacaatacaatatgccATCTTAGACATATATGGCTAATGCCACATTATGGTATTGGATATCTCAAATGTTATATGAGTGTCACACCAATACATGAAACATCATGTACCGTGTACTATATAGCTCAGGTGTTTGATTCATCTGTAAGCTAGTGATGTTCAAGGATGGAACAGTATGATGTGTTTTATCTCTCAAGGTCTTACCTCCCAATA from Salvelinus fontinalis isolate EN_2023a chromosome 20, ASM2944872v1, whole genome shotgun sequence encodes:
- the si:ch211-22i13.2 gene encoding uncharacterized protein DDB_G0271670, whose translation is MSSKVDTVKSESSIRSFERKSTTTESATRGNDRRSTESATRGNDRRSTESAIRGNDRRSTESATRGNDRRSTESATRGNDRRSTESATRGNDRRSTESAIRGNDRRSTESATRGNDRRSTESATRGNDRRSTESATRGNDRRSTESATRGNDRRSTESATRGNDRRSTESATRGNDRRTTESATRDDRRSTSTGKEKRKTKRNRSRSSSSSSSSSSSSSSSSSRSSSRSRSSSSSSDSHSKSRRNSKKRKKEKQHKKKGKKEKKHKRKKDKKMTPEEESAGPGPIQISKYLKERRRKSKYSMITGKKIKMKLKKSKKDKLRDKNRAELLEFLNSTL